In the genome of Elusimicrobiota bacterium, one region contains:
- a CDS encoding tyrosine-type recombinase/integrase yields MNYKIKELIHSFLSNQNSVSTKERYEYELNSFFEFLNYPSVSKIQMSDILHYKESLKNLKPGTVAWKLKLLKTFFEFLIKLGEISSNPALEVKVPKYSPAPLGSLTADEAKSLLKAPNKKTLTGKRDYAILSLFLSIGIRIGELVKLTVSDICKGDNSYAIKVTGKGNKERILKIPEQVYQTIKDYLTKLNTNNPYLFPSNRTNTARSISQRAIALRIKQYADKVHLNKSVHPHLLRHTCFTLELSNRANIKQIQVQAGHSSLNTTSQYLHTLETSAVDSNPLF; encoded by the coding sequence ATGAACTACAAAATTAAAGAACTTATTCACTCTTTTTTATCTAACCAGAATTCAGTATCAACAAAAGAACGCTATGAATACGAACTTAATAGTTTTTTTGAATTCTTGAATTACCCGTCTGTTAGTAAAATCCAAATGTCTGATATTTTGCATTACAAAGAATCTCTGAAAAACCTCAAGCCCGGCACTGTTGCCTGGAAACTTAAACTGCTAAAAACCTTCTTTGAGTTCCTTATAAAACTTGGAGAAATTAGCTCTAATCCTGCGCTTGAGGTAAAAGTCCCAAAATATTCACCAGCACCACTTGGCTCACTTACTGCTGATGAAGCTAAATCCCTGCTTAAAGCACCGAACAAGAAAACTTTAACTGGTAAAAGAGACTATGCTATTCTCTCACTGTTCTTATCAATAGGAATTCGTATTGGTGAACTTGTTAAACTCACTGTTAGTGACATCTGCAAAGGTGACAATTCATACGCAATCAAGGTCACTGGTAAAGGCAACAAAGAACGTATCCTAAAAATCCCGGAACAAGTTTACCAGACAATAAAAGATTACCTAACTAAACTCAATACCAATAATCCTTACCTGTTTCCATCGAACAGAACAAACACCGCTCGGTCTATATCTCAAAGAGCGATTGCTTTACGGATTAAGCAATATGCTGATAAAGTTCATCTTAATAAGTCCGTCCATCCGCATTTACTGCGACACACCTGTTTTACTCTGGAACTATCTAATCGTGCCAATATCAAACAGATACAGGTCCAAGCAGGACATTCATCTTTGAACACTACATCACAATATCTGCATACTTTAGAAACTTCAGCAGTTGACTCTAATCCTTTATTTTGA